ATAATCATCTAGAAATTATCTATCATTTTGATAAAAACTTTCAGACTATTAACTTTAGAATTCTATTTCCTAAAGAAGAGCCTATTCAAAGTATATCAAAAATTTATTTTTGCGCTTTTTTAATTGAAAATGAAATTCAAGATCACTTTGGGGTAAAATTCAAAGATTTAGTTCTAAGTTTTGAAGGACATCTCTATTTAGACCAAAAAACAGATCTTAGAGCTCCTTATTGCTCAATGACAATAAAACAAGAAGATAATGGAGGTACAAACTAATGGCTCCTACAGTTATACCCTTTGGTCCGCAACATCCTGTATTACCAGAACCCATTCATCTAACTCTTACTACTAAAGATGAAGTGGTTACAGAGGCTACTCCTCAATTAGGTTATATTCATAGAGGATTAGAAAAATTAGCAGACATAAAAGATTTCCATCAATTGGTACAAGTAGTAGAAAGAATTTGTGGCATTTGTAGTTGCATTCATGCTGCAACTTATGCCCAAGGCATAGAAGCACTCATGAATATAGAAATTCCTCCTAGGGCAGACTTTTTAAGAGTTATCTGGTCTGAGCTACACCGTATGCACAGCCATATGCTCTGGTTAGGTCTTTTTGCTGATGCCTTTGGATTTGAAAGCCTTTTTATGCAAACATGGCGTATTAGAGAAAAAATTATGGATATAATGGAAGCAACTGCAGGCAATAGAGTTATAATTTCTGTTAATGTGATTGGAGGAGTTAGACGAGATTTATCTTCTGAGCAATGTAATTGGATTTTAAAAGAACTTAAAGATGTAGAAACAGA
The genomic region above belongs to Desulfonauticus submarinus and contains:
- a CDS encoding NADH-quinone oxidoreductase subunit C, with amino-acid sequence MLDKNIKNLALENLLEEVKNLKDQGYRLVTFSAVESDNHLEIIYHFDKNFQTINFRILFPKEEPIQSISKIYFCAFLIENEIQDHFGVKFKDLVLSFEGHLYLDQKTDLRAPYCSMTIKQEDNGGTN